From a single Brassica napus cultivar Da-Ae chromosome C9, Da-Ae, whole genome shotgun sequence genomic region:
- the LOC111204143 gene encoding uncharacterized protein LOC111204143, whose protein sequence is MAAKEEDGNVNADGNLAEAGEMDELLQAISDVLRSLAPLVHEDESNPGEKKETTDTSDSCSLGVDRSIQNISSDQETSNEQGTSTNQLLAVSSTTDNVPVTSVEATTSQPSSSDITNVETKSVPVNSGEDEMISSFGAPKMAGALKTRYEYIKETVTKAPVKNERRLPDDEDVTNSIDYTSSEYDETRDRLKMPIENDDSKELSKIDPSSSDHLEAEHVQYGTHEPVNQPMPARQTITTTASSPGRSLSVPMTKAFITSTDFVPKRNQQAMNLLPQTQRNPQAINPHYSQLQVPSGQYGNITRPPYLPPSAVLPFQKHGGSNMAHYGNITNSPYWRPEQNDIYNMPPQSAAAFQQHGRSNMAHYGNITNSPYWRPEQHGSYNMPQYSAASMVPSVYGSANPFGTWSDNNPANSRFGYEGGDSSNYLPSIQPHQSGDSNAWRPNSSHSPEEQQIWNDIYASLDQQNDRSDPSDQTQQRSRPRDN, encoded by the exons ATGGCGGCGAAAGAGGAAGACGGCAACGTAAACGCCGATGGTAATCTGGCGGAAGCGGGAGAGATGGATGAGCTGTTGCAGGCAATATCGGACGTTCTTCGTTCTCTAG ctcctcttgttcatGAAGATGAGAGCAACCCAGGCGAGAAGAAAGAG accACGGACACGTCAGATTCTTGCTCTCTAGGAGTTGATAGAAGCATCCAGAATATTAGTAGTGATCAAG AGACGAGTAATGAGCAAGGAACCAGTACTAATCAACTATTGGCTGTTTCATCTACTACTGATAATGTGCCTGTAACCTCGGTTGAAGCAACAACATCTCagccatcttctag TGACATAACAAATGTTGAAACCAAGAGTGTGCCAGTAAATTCAGGTGAAGACGAGATGATTTCCTCTTTTGGGGCGCCAAAAATGGCTGGTGCTTTGAAGACGAGATATGAGTATATCAAAGAGACTGTAACTAAAGCTCCTGTCAAGAATGAACGTCGCTTGCCTGATGATGAAGACGTTACTAATTCAATTGATTACACATCTAGTGAGTATGATGAAACAAGAGATCGACTTAAAATGCCTATAGAGAATGATGACTCAAAAGAGCTGAGCAAAAT aGATCCCTCCTCCTCGGACCATCTTGAAGCAGAACATGTGCAGTATGGAACTCATGAGCCGGTGAATCAGCCAATGCCTGCAAGACAAACCATTACTACTACTGCATCTTCACCTGGTCGTAGCCTATCCGTTCCCATGACCAAG GCATTTATAACATCCACTGACTTTGTACCAAAGAGGAACCAACAAGCCATGAACCTACTACCACAGACACAGAGGAACCCACAAGCCATAAACCCTCATTACTCTCAGTTGCAAGTTCCTTCAGGGCAGTATGGTAATATCACGAGACCTCCTTACTTGCCACCATCAGCAGTACTACCATTTCAGAAACATGGTGGTAGTAACATGGCGCATTATGGTAATATCACGAACTCTCCTTACTGGCGACCAGAACAGAACGATATCTACAACATGCCTCCTCAGTCAGCAGCAGCATTTCAGCAACATGGTCGTAGTAACATGGCGCATTATGGTAATATCACGAACTCTCCTTACTGGCGGCCAGAACAGCACGGCAGCTACAACATGCCTCAGTACTCAGCTGCCTCTATGGTTCCTTCTGTTTATGGTTCTGCTAACCCCTTTGGCACGTGGAGTGATAATAACCCAGCAAATTCGAGGTTTGGGTATGAAGGTGGTGACTCGAGCAACTACTTGCCATCAATTCAGCCGCATCAG AGTGGAGATTCAAATGCGTGGCGACCTAATTCCAGCCACAGCCCAGAAGAACAGCAAATTTGGAATGATATCTATGCATCTCTGGACCAACAAAACGATAGGAGTGATCCATCTGACCAAACCCAACAACGGTCAAGGCCAAGAGACAACTAG